Proteins encoded together in one Microcebus murinus isolate Inina chromosome 16, M.murinus_Inina_mat1.0, whole genome shotgun sequence window:
- the GHRH gene encoding somatoliberin: MPLWVFLFVILTLSSGSHCSLPPSLPLRMRRYADAIFTNSYRKVLGQLSTRKLLQDIMSRQQGERNQEQGARVRLGRQVDGVWAEQKQMALESVLVALLQKHSRNFQG; this comes from the exons ATGCCGCTCTGGGTGTTCCTCTTCGTGATCCTCACCCTCAGCAGTGGCTcccactgctccctgcccccctctctgcccctcag GATGCGGCGGTACGCAGATGCCATCTTCACCAACAGCTACCGGAAGGTGCTGGGCCAGCTGTCCACCCGCAAGCTGCTCCAGGACATCATGAGCAGGCAGCAGGG agagagaaaccaggAGCAAGGAGCAAGGGTACGGCTTGGCCGTCAGGTAGACGGTGTGTGGGCAGAACAAAAGCAAATGGCACTGGAGAGCGTCCTGGTGGCCCTGCTGCAGAAGCACag CAGGAATTTCCAAGGATGA